The Pogona vitticeps strain Pit_001003342236 chromosome 3, PviZW2.1, whole genome shotgun sequence genome includes a window with the following:
- the LACC1 gene encoding purine nucleoside phosphorylase LACC1 isoform X1: protein MAKAVLIDLCSCWSNQTQESIVGTLEGVQEDDPFHAPLLYLMCYHTIGNERNGEDTHHKVIRSFHCPEKGVEVVCSQSTVAALYTIKQKLDEKGIDTIKIILLSKRKPLMREYVNQLFTSVYQFEFKDLQINCEEYDPKNSTVRQNELETLTDQDVQQVQSEITLFLKRLPSLKGKLTILKSLLIPDHIFLHGFTTRTGGISYIPTMSSFNLFSSSKRRDPPVVVKENLRRLAAVAGFDQDKYHTIKVNHASDVWVMGRAQPKSYDALVTNQKGVTIAAPGADCIPVLFADPVQKACGAAHSGWQGTLLGVSMAVVNAMIKEYGSNVEDILVVLGPSVGPCCFRLPQESAKEFHRIDPKCVRHYEASHPYIDIRRATRVLLEAGGVLSQNIQDDTVKDQKQNLTLCTSCCPDQFYSHVRDGENFGTQIGFISIKD from the exons ATGGCAAAAGCAGTATTAATTGATCTCTGCAGCTGTTGGAGTAACCAGACTCAGGAATCAATTGTCGGGACATTAGAGGGTGTTCAAGAGGACGACCCTTTCCACGCTCCGTTACTTTACCTTATGTGTTATCACACCATCGGAAATGAGAGGAATGGAGAAGATACACACCATAAAGTGATACGGAGTTTTCATTGTCCAGAGAAAGGAGTTGAGGTCGTGTGTTCTCAGAGTACAGTTGCCGCTTTGTACACCATTAAACAGAAACTTGATGAAAAAGGCATAGACACTATTAAAATAATCTTGCTATCAAAAAGAAAGCCATTAATGAGGGAGTATGTCAACCAACTTTTTACTAGTGTTTACCAGTTTGAATTTAAAGATTTGCAGATAAATTGTGAAGAATATGACCCCAAGAATTCCACAGTACGTCAGAATGAACTGGAGACACTCACAGACCAAGATGTGCAACAGGTTCAAAGTGAgataacattgtttttaaaaagacttccTTCTTTGAAAGGGAAACTCACTATTCTCAAGTCCCTCTTAATTCCAG ACCATATCTTCTTACATGGATTCACTACCAGAACAGGTGGCATCTCATATATACCAACCATGAGCTCGTTCAACTTGTTTAGTAGCTCAAAGCGGAGGGATCCACCAGTTGTTGTCAAGGAAAACCTTCGCAGATTAGCCGCTGTTGCTGGATTTGACCAAGATAAATATCACACTATAAAG GTCAACCATGCCAGTGATGTCTGGGTCATGGGAAGAGCCCAACCAAAGAGCTATGATGCATTAGTAACTAACCAGAAAGGTGTTACAATAGCTGCTCCTGGAGCAGATTGCATTCCAGTACTTTTTGCTGATCCTGTCCAAAAAGCATGTGGTGCTGCTCATTCAG GTTGGCAGGGCACATTACTGGGAGTGTCTATGGCTGTTGTCAATGCGATGATAAAGGAGTATGGCTCTAACGTGGAAGATATTCTTGTGGTCCTGGGGCCTTCGGTTGGACCTTGTTGTTTCAGGCTACCACAGGAATCTGCAAAAGAATTTCATAGGATTGATCCAAAATGTGTACGACATTACGAAGCATCACATCCTTACATTGATATCAGAAGAGCAACACG TGTTCTTCTGGAAGCTGGAGGGGTTCTGTCTCAGAACATTCAGGATGATACTGTGAAGGATCAAAAGCAGAATCTCACTCTCTGTACATCATGTTGCCCTGATCAGTTCTATTCTCATGTTCGTGATGGGGAGAACTTTGGAACACAGATTGGTTTCATCTCAATTAAAGACTGA
- the LACC1 gene encoding purine nucleoside phosphorylase LACC1 isoform X2: MSSFNLFSSSKRRDPPVVVKENLRRLAAVAGFDQDKYHTIKVNHASDVWVMGRAQPKSYDALVTNQKGVTIAAPGADCIPVLFADPVQKACGAAHSGWQGTLLGVSMAVVNAMIKEYGSNVEDILVVLGPSVGPCCFRLPQESAKEFHRIDPKCVRHYEASHPYIDIRRATRVLLEAGGVLSQNIQDDTVKDQKQNLTLCTSCCPDQFYSHVRDGENFGTQIGFISIKD; this comes from the exons ATGAGCTCGTTCAACTTGTTTAGTAGCTCAAAGCGGAGGGATCCACCAGTTGTTGTCAAGGAAAACCTTCGCAGATTAGCCGCTGTTGCTGGATTTGACCAAGATAAATATCACACTATAAAG GTCAACCATGCCAGTGATGTCTGGGTCATGGGAAGAGCCCAACCAAAGAGCTATGATGCATTAGTAACTAACCAGAAAGGTGTTACAATAGCTGCTCCTGGAGCAGATTGCATTCCAGTACTTTTTGCTGATCCTGTCCAAAAAGCATGTGGTGCTGCTCATTCAG GTTGGCAGGGCACATTACTGGGAGTGTCTATGGCTGTTGTCAATGCGATGATAAAGGAGTATGGCTCTAACGTGGAAGATATTCTTGTGGTCCTGGGGCCTTCGGTTGGACCTTGTTGTTTCAGGCTACCACAGGAATCTGCAAAAGAATTTCATAGGATTGATCCAAAATGTGTACGACATTACGAAGCATCACATCCTTACATTGATATCAGAAGAGCAACACG TGTTCTTCTGGAAGCTGGAGGGGTTCTGTCTCAGAACATTCAGGATGATACTGTGAAGGATCAAAAGCAGAATCTCACTCTCTGTACATCATGTTGCCCTGATCAGTTCTATTCTCATGTTCGTGATGGGGAGAACTTTGGAACACAGATTGGTTTCATCTCAATTAAAGACTGA